GAGGATGCATGAACAGCACAATAACTGCATAACCAGCACAGTGAGCACAGCAGCTGCCTCACCACTGTCACATCTGCCAAAGTCACAGGAAAACAGCATCTATAACTCAGCCTATCACTCAGGAGTAATAAAGCCACCTTAGACCCTTGGCAGCTACAAGAAGTTTTAGCCTAGCACCAGGCATGGTGTGGATCTGCTGTTTGTCTCCATCATTCAAATGTCgacttttctctcttccttggtTCCTCCAAAGAATGTGCAAAAGCCTTCCATGCAGCTGGCTCCAAGCTGGTGCTCTGTGGCAGAGACAGCGAGAAGCTCAAAGACCTGGTGCAGCAGCTTTCTACCATGACCAACCACCGAAAGAACGTAAGTGCGGGAGGAGGAGAAGCTTGTTGTCTGGCTGGGATTTCTGTTCATGTTATTACAGAAGTTACAGAATTGCTTGTGGGTTGTTCTGTTGAGCAATAGGAAAAATGCAACTCTGTGGTTAGGGATAGATATTGCTATAGGAGTACATTGAGCTGACATGTCGTATCTTGTAAAAACCCTACAAAAATAAGCCCTATGAAGGACTCCTTGCCTTGTAATGGAAGTGAAGGCATGCGAGTGCAGAGTGCCCAGACCCCTTGCCCAGTCATATACTGAACCTGGAGAAGTGACTTTCCTctcttggcttttatttttgaTGTCTAGTTCTGCTGACAGTGGCTAAGAAACGTATTACTGGCTTCTGTAGAAGACACATGGGTTAAGTTTTTGACTTCTTCAGatgcattttctttaataagacAATAGGAAACTTTAGTACTTGAGGAGGATCTCACTTGCCCCTTTCCTAGACTCTAGTATAGGAACAGGCTACAGGAGCACAACCTGCTTCTGTCACGTATTCCTGCCAGATGGAACTGCTGCACTGTAATGGCACGAGGTTTGGATGGCCCTGCTTCTGTGCTTCCAGAGCTGGGAAATCCCATCATGAGTGTGAAAATACAGCACATTCAGCACAGCCTGAACTGGTCTTTTGCTAACTTTTGTTTATTCACAGACACACAAACCTCACACTGTGGTTTTTGACCTCTCGGATACTAAAACTGTCCTAAATGCTGCTGAAGAGATCCTGAGGTACTTGGGTCACGTGGACATACTGATCAACAATGCAGGCATCAGTTTCCGAGGCACAATTGTGGACACAGGACTGGACGTGGATAAGAAAGTgatggaaacaaattattttggtcCTATAGCCCTCACCAAAGGTACCCATGATCCAGATTACAGGGGTGTGGTGGATTTGTCTGATACCTTCTGCAGGCCAACACAACTAAGCACAGCttaacttctgtttttaattgtatttttgtaATTGTATTTGGTACAGTATAAGAGGGGAGGAAGGGTTTGGTTTATGGTCAGGCCTAAAGGAGATGCTTGGGCATGACTGTGTGGGAAGTAGCCAATGAGAGATACCATCTTGTTTAAAACACCTCCTGACTCTAGCCCGGCAGGAACTGATGAAGAGAGATATGGTTAGCCTGTCTGCACTGATAAAACACTAGAGAACACAGTAGGGGTTCTAGGTGAAGCAGTAGCTTTCCTAGGAAGCTTCTTTGGTTACACAGAAAGTTTGGCCTGAAGGGTGTCAGCTTCAGGAAATGGAAAGATATACTGGTGGCAGAAAAGAGCAAGTCCTGCTCATCATGCCTGTGGGAGACCACAGCAACTCTTAACAGCCTGTGTGCAGCCTGGCTGGCACAAAGAGTCTCCTCACAGGTGAACGTCCCAGCCAGACTGAAGCTTCAGTTAGAGGCATGCGAAGCACTATCCCTTGCCCAACCCCTGCACTGAACAAGGGTCTTGTAATTCACTCAGGCATCTTTGAATGCTCTGACAGCATTGATTCTTGACAGCAGTAATGGCAGGACTGTTATTCTGAATGggtcttttctgtcttttgccaGCACTTCTCCCCTCCATGATCAAGAGGAGACAAGGCCACATTGTGGCCATCAGCAGCATCCAAGGCAAAATAAGCATTCCTTTCAGATCCGCATGTAAGTACCTCCACAGAAGATGGGGAAGACATATTTGGGGCACCAGACTGAATGAATACTTGGCTGCTGCTTCCACATTTAGCTCTCTGTAGAGCTGGCTGCAtgcagggaaggcagagctgTGCATCATTCTCAGTGCGGTCACAAATCACTGACAGCTGTTGAGGAAGGCACTCAACTCACAAATACAAAAGTCTTAGCCCTGTCCCAAAGTTGTTAAGGGATGGGAAAGGAGAatatgttttcagtgttttgaaaacagCTTGATATTCCTGTCTCAACACTTGAGAGTCCCTCTAAGTTTTCTGATTAATTCCATAATATTATTGCATTTTATCTGTGCTGTTTGCCTGGTTAATCTCCTATAAGAAAGTAGGAACTCTTTGTTTTAATAAGTTATGAAGTTCCATAGTACAGCCAATGCCAAAGTAAAAGCCTAAACCATTATCTTGATCCAGCAAACTCTTCATGATAAATCAGCTGTGACAAGAAATATTGGTGAGATTACTGGAAAAAGCCTTATAAAAGATGGAGGAACTAACAGAAGAGCGTTCAGCATACAAGCATCTgtaaatcactgaaaataaacataaaaatggaaaaatacagtgGTGATGGCAGAAGAGCAGTAGGGCATGATGCTGAGTGAAGGAGAGCCTGGAACGTCAGGGCCACCTGATCTTGCAGATGATGTGGGTATGACTGCACCAAGCAGTGTGTTCTGAAGCTCTTCAGAACAGCAACCGGAGCCGTGCGAGCCTGACAGCGTGGAGCTTGGCTCTTGCCTCGCTCCTCGGGCAGGGACGCAGCCTGCACTGAGCTCCGTGCTGCCGAGGTCCACCCTGCAGCCGTGCTGAGGTGACGACAGTCACGGTGGCAGTGACCAAGTATCCCTGGAAAGGGAGCGAGCAGGAGGACTCGCTCAGCCATTTAACAGAGGGAAATCCTGCCCTAGGCCACACTTCTCTGTCCGTCTGCTTGTGTGATCAGGTTTTGAGTTGTGTGCAGCCAAGCTCTGAAGCTGCTCCACACATCCGCGCCGCTCAGCGCACGTAGGGCCGCAGGGCACAGGGCTGtcagctctgccctcctgcaCTGGCATCAcgctcccccagcccctcttgGCAAATGCTTCCCAGCCAGGCTGCACGGCTCCTTTCTCGCAAGTGGGAGGCAGCTTGGGTTCACTCCATAGTGCTTTGGCATGGCTGTGATATTAAGCTCAGGATCCTAGCCAGCTTCCAACTTGAGTATTTACATTTTGCCTTCCTAAATTGCCTCTCACTCCCACTACCTGTTGCTGccattcactaaaaaaaaaaacaccaaacccacaacaaacccaACCTAGAAGTTAGAGAACAGCTGCTGGGTTCTTGTGGAGAAGTGGCTTCATTGCAGTGAAAAACCCATTCAGAGGAGTGAATCTTcagccctgctccttctccttagTGCGtagttgttttcctgttttccagatgCTGCCTCTAAGCATGCTACCCAGGCCTTCTTTGATTGTCTACGAGCAGAGGTCAAGCAGTA
This portion of the Strix uralensis isolate ZFMK-TIS-50842 chromosome 16, bStrUra1, whole genome shotgun sequence genome encodes:
- the DHRS7B gene encoding dehydrogenase/reductase SDR family member 7B isoform X1, which codes for MDLTSTVIIPLLFGSLGIFTLFRLLQWMRMRAYLQEAVVVITGATSGLGKECAKAFHAAGSKLVLCGRDSEKLKDLVQQLSTMTNHRKNTHKPHTVVFDLSDTKTVLNAAEEILRYLGHVDILINNAGISFRGTIVDTGLDVDKKVMETNYFGPIALTKALLPSMIKRRQGHIVAISSIQGKISIPFRSAYAASKHATQAFFDCLRAEVKQYNIDVTVISPGYIQTNLSLNAITADGSRYGVMDKNTAEGQTAAEVAQVVLSAVGQKKKEVLVAGLTPSLAVYLRNLFPRLFFTLMATRAKKERKAKDS